A genomic segment from Candidatus Thorarchaeota archaeon encodes:
- a CDS encoding DsrE family protein: MQKKVLGILLMTGPYTYQNSHTLYQLAGAALEEGYDVKVFLFVDGVNNAKLNQDPDPDVPMNKRFKELADAGVEFQACGLCTSARGFDQKGSDFIEGVEVSGLTEFAEIVGQCDRFITLGH, from the coding sequence TTGCAGAAGAAAGTGCTCGGCATACTCCTGATGACGGGCCCATACACATACCAGAACTCCCACACGCTCTATCAGCTTGCAGGAGCCGCATTGGAAGAGGGATACGATGTCAAGGTCTTTCTGTTTGTGGACGGGGTGAACAATGCCAAACTGAACCAAGACCCCGACCCTGACGTCCCCATGAACAAGCGCTTCAAGGAGCTTGCCGATGCGGGTGTCGAGTTTCAGGCCTGTGGTCTGTGCACATCAGCGAGAGGGTTTGACCAGAAGGGAAGTGACTTCATCGAAGGTGTTGAGGTGTCGGGACTCACCGAGTTCGCTGAGATCGTAGGTCAGTGCGACCGGTTCATCACACTCGGCCACTAG
- a CDS encoding NAD(P)/FAD-dependent oxidoreductase — translation MSTDRHYDTIIIGGGPAGSSAALHLAFHERSVLVLDRGTSPMAFHTNSIMNFAAGPTYSEGRTLLRQLQGLARSAGARFLAGDVVEVSGRYPEFKVRTDHSYRTSDRAEYRAKTLLIATGTARKHPKVKGLWRGWLPVANVGNAAFYCPDCEAPLCKGKKVLVVNAGTVGSALHVANSLSRFTKDIEILMTEDAYIPLESQDLSVLDKSPFPWHRGTIAAVDFPRPGRVQSVTLNTGQRLKAEVFFVAHVAEPRSQLAQSIGVQVDQRGAVLTDHRGKTNIEGVWAAGDVRPITQQVAMAVGTGNYAALMINQFLGNDYESEQSFDHPDHRSPLHMD, via the coding sequence ATGTCCACAGACCGGCATTACGATACCATCATCATAGGCGGTGGACCAGCAGGCTCATCGGCGGCGCTACACCTTGCCTTCCATGAGCGGTCGGTCCTTGTCCTCGACAGGGGAACGAGCCCGATGGCCTTCCACACCAACAGCATCATGAACTTCGCTGCTGGCCCCACCTATTCAGAGGGTCGAACACTCCTCAGGCAGCTGCAGGGCCTTGCTCGATCGGCAGGAGCGCGTTTTCTGGCTGGCGATGTGGTCGAGGTCTCCGGCAGGTATCCGGAGTTCAAGGTACGTACCGACCACAGCTACAGAACGTCAGACCGAGCAGAGTACAGAGCGAAGACCCTTCTGATAGCCACGGGGACGGCAAGGAAGCATCCCAAGGTCAAGGGCCTGTGGAGAGGATGGCTACCAGTTGCAAACGTGGGCAATGCCGCCTTCTACTGTCCCGACTGCGAGGCGCCGCTGTGTAAGGGCAAGAAGGTCTTGGTCGTCAACGCGGGTACTGTAGGCAGTGCACTCCATGTTGCCAACTCACTGTCCAGATTCACCAAGGACATTGAGATTCTCATGACTGAAGATGCATACATACCGCTTGAGAGTCAGGACCTCTCTGTGCTGGATAAGTCTCCTTTCCCTTGGCACCGCGGTACAATTGCAGCAGTCGACTTTCCACGGCCGGGCCGGGTTCAGTCCGTGACACTCAACACCGGACAGAGACTGAAGGCTGAGGTCTTCTTTGTGGCGCATGTCGCCGAACCGAGGTCTCAACTTGCCCAGTCTATCGGTGTACAGGTGGACCAGAGAGGGGCCGTGCTCACAGACCATCGGGGAAAGACGAACATTGAGGGAGTCTGGGCCGCAGGTGATGTGCGTCCAATCACACAGCAGGTCGCCATGGCTGTAGGCACAGGCAACTACGCGGCTCTCATGATTAACCAGTTCCTTGGCAATGACTATGAGTCTGAACAGTCATTTGATCATCCTGACCACCGGTCTCCTCTTCACATGGATTAA
- a CDS encoding GTP-binding protein, whose product MTIVKAVVLGETECGKTSFTSRWTKGIFPDPALLKTTVGASFDTKKVVLPDGREVVLSLWDFGGQLRFIESLKGMVRGAKLGLLFFDVTKLATLDSIFGYWIPLIEENSNLRVRNGDGDRFILVGNKIDLLGGSFDSVEAEMTRLASPYGIETQMISAKTGIGIESLDYKFTRKLEKYSN is encoded by the coding sequence ATGACAATTGTGAAGGCGGTGGTCTTGGGAGAAACCGAGTGCGGAAAGACCAGCTTCACATCCAGATGGACCAAGGGAATCTTTCCAGACCCTGCCCTGCTGAAGACCACAGTCGGCGCAAGTTTCGACACCAAGAAGGTGGTCCTTCCGGACGGACGTGAGGTGGTTCTGTCCCTCTGGGACTTTGGGGGCCAGCTGAGATTCATTGAGAGTCTCAAGGGAATGGTGAGAGGAGCCAAGCTGGGACTACTCTTCTTCGATGTCACCAAACTCGCCACACTGGATAGCATCTTTGGCTACTGGATTCCACTGATTGAAGAGAACAGCAACCTGCGTGTACGAAACGGCGACGGCGACCGGTTCATCCTAGTGGGAAACAAGATAGACCTGCTAGGAGGGAGTTTCGACTCGGTGGAAGCGGAGATGACACGCCTGGCTTCACCATACGGCATTGAAACTCAGATGATCTCTGCGAAGACCGGCATTGGAATCGAAAGCTTGGACTACAAGTTCACACGGAAGCTTGAGAAGTACTCCAACTAG
- a CDS encoding indolepyruvate oxidoreductase subunit beta, with translation MHKDTYNIIFTGVGGQGLMLLSAVLGKAALLSGMDVMTGEQHGLSQRSGSIYVHFRVGRPMSPLIPYGKADLMISMEATEALRYVEYLRDGGVVIMSSRVMPPPGETERVALDKKKTEQYFTVEQVRERLSQVTSRLVVLDSLALAVEAGNPRTENSVLVGAVCSCPDFPIPAEKVREALLGLVPPTTRDANSRAFDLGMNSGAACLGN, from the coding sequence ATGCACAAAGACACTTACAACATAATCTTCACCGGCGTGGGGGGTCAGGGGCTGATGCTCCTCTCTGCAGTCCTTGGTAAGGCCGCCCTACTCTCAGGAATGGACGTCATGACAGGCGAACAGCATGGTCTCTCACAGAGAAGCGGTTCAATCTACGTCCACTTCAGAGTCGGCAGACCGATGTCACCACTCATCCCGTATGGGAAAGCTGACCTGATGATCTCAATGGAGGCAACAGAGGCATTGAGATATGTTGAGTACCTTCGAGACGGAGGGGTTGTCATCATGAGCAGCAGGGTCATGCCGCCGCCCGGAGAAACTGAGCGGGTCGCGCTGGACAAGAAGAAGACAGAACAGTACTTCACAGTCGAGCAAGTACGAGAGAGACTGAGTCAGGTCACATCGAGGCTGGTCGTACTGGACTCGCTTGCTCTTGCAGTTGAGGCAGGCAATCCACGGACAGAGAACTCGGTCCTCGTGGGTGCAGTGTGTTCATGCCCTGACTTTCCAATCCCTGCTGAGAAGGTGCGAGAGGCACTCTTGGGACTCGTGCCCCCAACTACAAGGGATGCCAACTCAAGAGCATTTGACCTGGGCATGAATTCTGGAGCAGCTTGTCTCGGGAACTAG
- a CDS encoding FAD-dependent oxidoreductase encodes MYDFVVIGCGVTGYAASMYAARLGLSCAVIGEVDGGTITLTDDVANYPGFIQLTGKELAEKLKAHAQEYPVDMEVAVVRDVFRDEHGFFYVVTDSKSYVARTVLFATGMKDRELEIPGHDEFRNRGVSYCALCDAPLYNGKTVAVIGGSDSAAKEALLLAKYCPKVYMIYRGKKIRPEPINAARIEREPRIQVLTETNITEISGTDRVTGVKLDRPFNGQNHLKVDGVFVAIGGIPQSELARKLGVKVNAKGEIIIDRSSRTNVPGVFAAGDVADTEFKQAITGVAEGVHAFYQAYKYVSEQAVVYARSEQP; translated from the coding sequence GTGTATGACTTCGTTGTGATAGGGTGCGGAGTGACCGGGTACGCCGCGTCAATGTATGCAGCACGTCTCGGTCTCTCCTGTGCAGTGATTGGAGAGGTGGATGGCGGGACAATCACACTCACCGACGACGTGGCCAACTATCCCGGGTTCATTCAGCTCACGGGGAAGGAGCTTGCGGAGAAGCTCAAGGCGCACGCCCAGGAGTACCCCGTCGACATGGAAGTCGCCGTCGTCCGGGATGTCTTCAGGGATGAACACGGGTTTTTCTATGTCGTGACTGACAGCAAGTCGTACGTTGCACGAACAGTCCTCTTTGCCACGGGCATGAAGGACAGGGAGCTCGAGATACCGGGCCACGACGAGTTCAGGAACCGCGGTGTCAGCTACTGCGCTCTGTGTGACGCGCCGCTGTACAACGGTAAGACTGTGGCAGTCATAGGGGGAAGCGACAGTGCAGCCAAAGAGGCACTTCTCCTTGCAAAGTACTGCCCAAAGGTGTACATGATCTATCGCGGCAAGAAGATACGGCCAGAACCGATCAATGCCGCGCGGATTGAGAGAGAACCGAGGATTCAGGTCCTTACCGAGACGAACATCACGGAGATAAGCGGGACTGACCGCGTGACAGGGGTGAAGCTGGACCGACCGTTCAACGGTCAGAACCACTTGAAAGTCGATGGGGTGTTCGTCGCAATTGGCGGAATTCCTCAGTCTGAACTGGCAAGGAAGCTTGGCGTTAAGGTGAATGCCAAGGGCGAGATCATAATCGACAGGTCAAGCAGGACCAATGTACCCGGGGTGTTCGCTGCAGGTGATGTGGCGGACACGGAGTTCAAGCAGGCCATAACCGGCGTGGCTGAGGGCGTCCATGCCTTCTATCAGGCTTACAAGTATGTGAGCGAGCAGGCCGTTGTTTATGCCCGCAGCGAACAGCCATGA
- a CDS encoding thioredoxin family protein: MPTLADVDPNCLCCQEYIERMAPAYRGGFLRQQQEYKLDAQVVDKLRPLIGDYSLVVVFADWCGDARKAVPVLALLEKELGIKIRALGGMTKPPYGSPKLWAVPPSPEEVERFEITSSPTLLVFDREGREIGRMKTRPRMTSSVEAEILKIIEDSRRTG; encoded by the coding sequence GTGCCAACACTAGCTGATGTAGATCCGAATTGTCTGTGTTGTCAGGAGTACATTGAGAGGATGGCCCCGGCCTACCGCGGTGGCTTCCTGAGACAGCAGCAAGAGTACAAGCTCGACGCTCAGGTCGTTGATAAGCTTCGACCTCTGATCGGCGACTACTCGCTGGTGGTAGTCTTCGCTGACTGGTGTGGCGATGCCCGAAAGGCTGTGCCGGTCCTTGCCCTTCTTGAGAAGGAGCTGGGCATCAAGATACGTGCTCTGGGGGGCATGACCAAGCCGCCGTACGGATCCCCCAAGCTCTGGGCAGTGCCTCCGAGCCCGGAGGAGGTTGAACGATTCGAGATAACAAGCAGTCCTACGCTGCTGGTGTTCGACCGTGAAGGACGAGAGATTGGTAGGATGAAGACACGACCGAGGATGACCTCGTCAGTGGAGGCAGAGATACTGAAGATAATCGAGGACAGCAGAAGAACCGGATAG
- a CDS encoding ferritin-like domain-containing protein, with the protein MEKQETLKFIDRQIELEERIIRIVEEVTSKLGSDFVRELLTGISQDSKKHAILLKALRRAVESPTPFISTRNRDDVARGIDKHIQLEAKAVETYQELADKSDNEQVKTIALMIREDEIRHHQLMKELHKTIVEQETLSEDLIWELIWKDSPWHGSPGG; encoded by the coding sequence ATGGAAAAGCAAGAGACCCTCAAGTTTATCGATAGGCAGATAGAACTTGAAGAGAGGATCATCCGGATTGTAGAAGAGGTCACATCCAAGCTTGGAAGCGACTTCGTGAGGGAACTCCTTACAGGCATCAGTCAGGACTCGAAGAAACATGCCATCCTTCTGAAGGCTCTACGAAGAGCTGTGGAGAGTCCGACGCCCTTCATTAGTACCAGAAACCGCGACGATGTTGCGAGAGGCATTGACAAACACATCCAGCTCGAAGCGAAGGCCGTGGAGACCTACCAAGAGCTTGCAGACAAGTCGGACAACGAGCAGGTCAAGACCATCGCGCTCATGATACGGGAAGATGAGATTCGACACCACCAGCTGATGAAGGAGCTTCACAAGACTATCGTGGAACAGGAGACCCTCAGTGAGGACCTGATTTGGGAGCTCATCTGGAAGGACTCGCCATGGCATGGTAGTCCCGGTGGCTAG
- a CDS encoding 4Fe-4S binding protein, whose translation MTVEDIIRTDGGPALVLSNEAVVRGALESDVKVVAFYPGSPTSEILDSFGELLEHFGDYKMHISANEKVALETIAGASMAGVRSFTSMKSVGMNVASDSMFSIAYTGLRAGAVCLIADDPHAHSSQSEQDGRYFGEAAYVPMIEPSTAQEAYEMTKWAFEVSERHRTLVIIRTTTRVNHQRGVVHFGELRRTPFVKKKWQDVKGEYFTVGAVARALKAKLLAKRDALREEFEKSSFNRIEPGEGRVGIITAGVCYLHSKEAMDSLQVKLPVLKLGTLHPLPERMISEFIATLDAVVVVEELSPYLETRIAAIAKDARPGLRIFGKKSGHFREMLEYDVPIVEKALAKVLGMKTSLDYDAVLARAEQLKRGLPERNPIFCPGCPHRGTLWAFRQALDRLRIRKGIVFNNDIGCYSMAFLSPNSFSDSMLAMGASVGLSAGMQLVLEDKVIAMVGDSTLYHAALPGIVNLIHHSANVTLFVLDNAVTAMTGQQFNPNSPYDAGGRPAVKINMEKLFEALGARSVTVIDPYQTRDCIKPIMEAISAEGFNVIISRRECALYGDREKKRRGEPIVPSENDRDACRSIYACMKEFYCPAIVVDPNDRKMTIQQDLCDGCLECRQVCPVHAPHHVGEGGR comes from the coding sequence ATGACTGTTGAGGATATCATTCGTACTGATGGCGGACCCGCTCTGGTTCTCTCCAATGAAGCGGTCGTCCGAGGTGCTCTCGAGTCAGACGTGAAGGTTGTGGCTTTCTATCCGGGGAGTCCAACCTCTGAGATACTTGACTCGTTCGGTGAGCTCTTGGAGCACTTTGGAGACTACAAGATGCATATCTCGGCCAACGAGAAAGTGGCACTTGAGACGATAGCGGGTGCCTCCATGGCGGGCGTGCGGTCATTCACGTCGATGAAGAGTGTTGGCATGAATGTTGCCAGCGACTCAATGTTCAGCATCGCCTACACCGGACTCAGAGCTGGTGCTGTGTGTCTGATAGCGGACGACCCTCATGCTCACTCCTCGCAGTCAGAACAGGATGGACGTTACTTTGGAGAAGCAGCCTATGTTCCGATGATCGAGCCCTCCACCGCTCAAGAGGCCTACGAGATGACGAAGTGGGCGTTCGAGGTCTCGGAGCGGCACAGAACGCTTGTGATAATCCGGACGACTACTCGCGTTAACCATCAGAGAGGCGTTGTCCACTTCGGTGAACTCAGGAGGACTCCCTTTGTCAAGAAGAAGTGGCAGGATGTGAAGGGAGAGTACTTCACCGTCGGGGCTGTTGCAAGAGCGTTAAAGGCCAAGCTGCTGGCGAAGCGGGACGCACTGCGTGAAGAGTTCGAGAAGAGCTCCTTCAACCGGATAGAACCCGGGGAAGGGAGAGTTGGAATCATCACAGCTGGCGTGTGCTATCTCCACTCAAAGGAAGCGATGGACAGTCTGCAGGTGAAGCTGCCAGTCCTGAAGCTGGGCACTCTGCATCCGCTACCGGAGCGTATGATATCTGAGTTCATTGCTACACTGGATGCCGTTGTGGTGGTTGAAGAGCTCTCACCGTACCTTGAGACCCGAATCGCTGCTATCGCCAAGGATGCCAGACCCGGTCTCCGTATCTTCGGAAAGAAGAGCGGTCACTTCAGAGAGATGCTGGAGTACGACGTCCCCATTGTTGAGAAGGCTCTGGCGAAGGTCCTAGGAATGAAGACGAGTCTTGACTACGATGCCGTATTGGCCAGGGCAGAGCAGCTTAAGAGGGGACTTCCGGAGAGGAATCCCATCTTCTGTCCGGGATGTCCTCATCGTGGAACCCTCTGGGCGTTCAGACAGGCACTCGACCGACTCCGAATCAGGAAGGGCATCGTGTTCAACAACGACATTGGGTGCTACTCAATGGCATTCCTCTCACCGAACAGCTTCAGTGACTCCATGCTTGCAATGGGTGCATCGGTCGGACTCTCCGCAGGAATGCAACTCGTGCTTGAGGACAAGGTCATAGCAATGGTGGGCGACAGCACGCTATACCATGCAGCGCTGCCCGGAATAGTCAATCTCATTCATCACAGTGCGAATGTGACACTTTTCGTCCTTGACAATGCTGTCACTGCCATGACAGGCCAGCAGTTCAACCCCAATAGCCCCTATGATGCTGGAGGAAGGCCGGCAGTCAAGATCAACATGGAGAAGCTGTTCGAAGCACTGGGTGCCAGATCAGTCACGGTCATCGACCCCTACCAGACCCGGGACTGTATAAAGCCCATAATGGAGGCCATATCAGCGGAAGGATTCAATGTGATAATATCACGTCGGGAGTGTGCGCTGTATGGCGACCGTGAGAAGAAGAGGCGTGGTGAACCAATCGTGCCAAGCGAGAACGACCGGGATGCATGTCGCAGTATCTATGCGTGCATGAAGGAGTTCTACTGTCCGGCTATAGTCGTTGATCCCAATGACCGGAAGATGACAATACAGCAGGACCTCTGTGACGGCTGTCTTGAGTGCAGACAGGTCTGTCCGGTACACGCCCCGCATCACGTGGGAGAAGGAGGTCGATAG
- a CDS encoding leucine-rich repeat protein: protein MDFITIPCTTRNGAKREFEWDADESSLLLDKCEIVEVDLRPLANAKSLKTLSISANRIVQIDLTPLAGCEALESLNLFKNPLTAIDLTPLSSCVRLQELNVGAGALTVIDLTPLSRCTDLRRLRLFGNKLVQVELHPLAACSALETLELENNSLHTIDLSPLKRCARLVQLNLMYNALERIDLSPLSACRELKYLYLQSNSLKSIDLSPLSECSSLTILRLGGNELAAVDLDPLSKCRGLRRLELAMNGIDSLDLTPLSSCMELRALDVAGNALKTLDLAPLAECTSLEELYLFSDHPHENAFTELDLSPLFRLRDLEDLGLPEKVDLVADEDLKRLKAKSPAVEELIEEERIHWK, encoded by the coding sequence ATGGATTTCATCACAATCCCATGTACTACTCGAAACGGGGCGAAGCGAGAGTTTGAGTGGGATGCAGATGAGAGTTCCCTTTTGCTCGACAAGTGCGAGATTGTCGAGGTTGACCTGCGTCCTCTCGCCAATGCGAAGAGTCTAAAGACGCTCAGCATCAGTGCAAACCGGATTGTGCAGATTGACCTGACCCCTCTGGCAGGCTGTGAGGCACTTGAGAGCCTCAACCTATTCAAGAATCCTCTGACCGCTATAGACCTGACCCCTCTCTCATCCTGTGTTCGACTGCAAGAGCTGAATGTAGGGGCCGGCGCGCTCACAGTGATTGACCTGACCCCGTTGTCCAGGTGCACGGACCTCAGAAGGCTTCGACTCTTCGGCAATAAGCTCGTCCAAGTTGAGTTGCATCCGTTGGCTGCCTGTTCGGCGCTTGAGACACTGGAACTCGAGAACAATAGCCTTCACACAATCGACCTGTCGCCATTGAAGAGGTGTGCCCGCTTGGTTCAGCTCAACCTCATGTACAACGCTCTTGAGAGAATAGACCTATCGCCGCTCTCCGCGTGTCGGGAGCTGAAGTACCTGTACCTCCAGAGCAATTCACTCAAGTCAATCGACCTGAGCCCACTGTCTGAATGCTCCAGCCTGACAATCCTGAGGCTTGGAGGAAACGAACTGGCGGCTGTGGACCTTGACCCTCTATCGAAGTGTCGGGGCCTGAGAAGGCTTGAGCTCGCCATGAATGGCATCGACTCACTTGACCTGACGCCTCTGTCCAGCTGCATGGAGCTCCGCGCGCTTGATGTTGCGGGTAACGCGTTAAAGACACTGGACCTTGCGCCATTGGCGGAGTGCACTTCACTTGAAGAGCTGTATCTCTTCTCAGACCACCCTCACGAGAATGCGTTCACCGAATTGGACCTGTCGCCCCTGTTCAGGCTCCGCGACCTTGAGGACCTCGGTCTTCCGGAGAAGGTGGACTTGGTCGCTGATGAGGACCTGAAGAGACTCAAGGCCAAGTCGCCAGCAGTTGAGGAGTTGATTGAAGAGGAAAGAATCCACTGGAAGTGA
- a CDS encoding NrdH-redoxin: MKATVYIAPQCPHAAKLIEFLAANGVEMEKKSILDGDNVVRELFEVSKQRAVPVAVIDGEVFVGFDRRVERRLKRKLEGTGSV; encoded by the coding sequence ATGAAGGCTACAGTGTACATCGCACCTCAGTGTCCGCACGCTGCAAAGCTCATCGAGTTTCTCGCAGCAAACGGTGTCGAAATGGAGAAGAAGTCCATTCTTGACGGTGACAATGTCGTCCGGGAGCTATTTGAAGTCAGCAAGCAACGTGCAGTCCCTGTTGCTGTCATTGATGGCGAGGTGTTCGTGGGCTTCGACAGGAGAGTTGAACGGAGGCTAAAGAGGAAACTGGAGGGCACTGGAAGTGTATGA
- a CDS encoding HesA/MoeB/ThiF family protein: MRLTDAQKERYSRMLALNGFTEDDMRSLLDAHVTVVGAGGLGSPALRMLTAMGFGLIRIIDRDVVELSNIQRQTVFNTRDIDRPKAEAAADNLALLNPDVQFDPVVASLDADNAERLLAGSDVIVDGLDSFTSRYAVNRASISLGIPYIYAGAIESYGNCTTFVPGVTGCFRCLVGELEDRPEQSCAAVGVSPDVLSLIASVEVREALLLSTHREPLLKGRLFAADMSTLTMETFAIGRDHNCPECSLSGPQTSPETGRASVTAMCSGAFCITPRERTTVNLEQLSERLRKKHRVQLMQESLSVFMDAPQKITVMRQGIAIARGFRTGDEALRKYFELFVDE; this comes from the coding sequence ATGAGACTCACCGATGCGCAGAAGGAGCGCTACTCCCGCATGCTCGCATTGAACGGTTTCACTGAGGACGACATGCGTTCACTACTAGACGCACATGTCACAGTGGTGGGTGCGGGTGGTCTGGGAAGTCCCGCTCTCCGTATGTTGACTGCAATGGGTTTCGGACTCATAAGAATCATCGACCGAGATGTGGTTGAGCTTTCGAACATTCAGAGACAGACCGTATTCAATACCCGTGACATCGACAGACCTAAGGCGGAGGCTGCAGCCGACAACCTTGCTCTTCTGAATCCGGATGTTCAGTTCGACCCCGTGGTCGCGTCGCTGGATGCTGACAATGCCGAGCGACTACTTGCCGGTTCGGATGTAATTGTTGATGGACTGGACTCGTTTACCTCCAGGTACGCCGTCAACAGAGCGAGCATATCTCTAGGAATACCGTATATCTATGCTGGTGCAATCGAGAGCTATGGCAATTGCACGACCTTTGTGCCCGGTGTGACGGGATGCTTCAGGTGTCTCGTAGGAGAGCTTGAGGACCGACCAGAGCAATCGTGCGCAGCAGTGGGAGTCAGTCCAGATGTTCTGTCTCTAATTGCGTCAGTCGAGGTCAGAGAGGCTCTTCTACTGAGCACGCACCGCGAGCCGTTGCTGAAAGGGCGACTGTTTGCGGCCGACATGTCAACACTGACCATGGAAACATTCGCGATAGGTCGAGACCATAACTGCCCAGAGTGTTCGCTGAGCGGGCCACAGACGTCCCCCGAGACTGGGCGCGCTTCTGTCACTGCGATGTGTTCGGGGGCCTTCTGCATCACGCCCCGCGAGAGAACTACTGTCAACCTGGAACAGCTCTCTGAGCGGCTGAGAAAGAAGCACCGTGTGCAGCTTATGCAAGAGTCGTTGAGTGTCTTCATGGACGCGCCCCAGAAGATCACTGTCATGCGTCAGGGGATTGCGATTGCACGAGGATTCCGTACGGGTGACGAAGCTCTGAGGAAGTACTTCGAGCTGTTCGTCGATGAGTGA
- a CDS encoding thioredoxin family protein: MVVEFDEETKEKVREMFAALDHDVTMHVFIRDHSCLYCNDTLAIAQEVADLSPKIHAKVHRGELNTETAARLGVKLTPAIVLHGKEQYKVRFYGIPAGHEFGALIGSIVDVSAGVVPLPPDVIEDIKAIDRPVRIKVFTTPQCPYCPGMVRLAHQSAIVNPLIEADMVEALEFQELAAKHQVYGVPKTVFNESVSVEGLTPPEIFVEKLYDAVGK, from the coding sequence TTGGTTGTCGAGTTTGATGAAGAGACCAAAGAGAAGGTCCGGGAGATGTTCGCTGCTCTCGACCATGATGTCACGATGCACGTATTCATACGGGATCACTCGTGCCTCTACTGCAATGACACACTTGCAATCGCTCAAGAGGTGGCGGACCTGTCACCCAAGATTCATGCAAAGGTTCACAGAGGGGAGCTCAACACAGAGACTGCTGCAAGACTTGGAGTCAAGCTGACGCCTGCAATCGTACTCCACGGGAAGGAGCAATACAAGGTCCGCTTCTACGGAATCCCTGCTGGGCATGAGTTTGGGGCATTAATCGGGTCGATCGTCGACGTTTCAGCGGGCGTCGTGCCGCTGCCACCCGATGTGATTGAGGATATCAAGGCTATCGACCGGCCAGTGCGCATAAAGGTCTTCACCACGCCGCAGTGTCCATACTGCCCCGGGATGGTTCGACTGGCACATCAATCAGCGATAGTCAACCCGTTGATTGAGGCTGACATGGTGGAAGCATTGGAGTTCCAGGAACTGGCCGCGAAACATCAGGTGTATGGCGTGCCGAAGACAGTCTTCAATGAGAGTGTTTCCGTCGAGGGCCTGACTCCACCAGAAATCTTTGTTGAGAAGTTGTACGATGCTGTGGGGAAGTGA
- a CDS encoding NAD(P)/FAD-dependent oxidoreductase: MQMIHNANITKKQIGDVQSTMAGPETGRMKNRLVATTDSIMFDVIVVGAGPAGATCARHLARAGASVALLDRLKFPRDKPCGGGFSPTLLHDFPYLERRKQDFVEGVCRTGVIHSPNRRVVLQGRLDMAVALRTEFDLVLFEEAVSAGAEPMVGRPVHHLKTGAGHTEVGLTDGRTIRGRVVIGADGVASICARASGLNNRWGSSQVTACRVAEIPVSSDFLDGAFGDDRRYHFYANVGGLPGYGWAFPKSNTVNVGLGVVARRAKGLPARFLSFTRLLMNDGLLPRSADISSARGALVPTGGPLSSAVTDGLLLVGDSAGMVSPLTGGGIAYAMRAARHAAVVVNRCLTQDSISRRALLEYDRAWYSDFGKNMRPMLMAQRLFTSGLTDLLFEIGRRSKTSQTLATELISEASDRHTASMVGVLKRLAMEYSR, encoded by the coding sequence ATGCAGATGATTCATAATGCGAACATCACTAAGAAGCAGATTGGCGATGTCCAAAGCACAATGGCTGGTCCCGAGACCGGCAGGATGAAGAACCGTCTGGTAGCGACGACGGACTCAATCATGTTCGACGTCATTGTTGTCGGAGCCGGTCCTGCCGGAGCCACATGTGCCAGACACTTGGCGCGAGCGGGGGCTTCGGTCGCGCTACTCGACAGACTGAAGTTCCCACGGGACAAGCCATGTGGAGGCGGCTTCTCACCCACTCTGTTACACGACTTCCCGTATCTTGAGCGCAGGAAGCAAGACTTCGTTGAGGGCGTATGCCGAACTGGTGTGATTCACTCACCGAATCGACGGGTGGTGCTCCAAGGACGATTGGACATGGCTGTGGCACTCAGGACTGAGTTTGACCTCGTGCTGTTCGAAGAGGCAGTGAGCGCGGGAGCCGAACCCATGGTTGGCAGACCGGTCCATCATCTGAAGACTGGTGCCGGCCACACCGAGGTCGGGCTCACAGACGGCAGAACGATCCGGGGACGAGTTGTGATTGGGGCAGACGGCGTTGCGAGTATCTGCGCAAGAGCGAGTGGGCTGAACAATCGATGGGGGAGCTCACAGGTCACGGCCTGCAGAGTGGCAGAGATACCCGTGTCCAGCGACTTCCTTGACGGCGCGTTTGGCGATGACAGGAGATATCACTTCTACGCCAATGTGGGAGGTCTCCCCGGATACGGCTGGGCATTTCCCAAGAGCAACACGGTAAACGTAGGTCTTGGAGTCGTGGCCCGGCGAGCCAAGGGCCTTCCTGCTCGATTCCTCTCCTTCACCAGGCTGCTAATGAACGACGGACTTCTACCAAGAAGCGCGGACATCTCCTCTGCAAGAGGCGCACTTGTTCCCACAGGGGGACCACTCTCGAGTGCAGTGACAGACGGGCTCCTGCTCGTGGGCGACTCTGCTGGAATGGTCAGTCCTCTGACTGGAGGAGGCATAGCCTATGCAATGAGGGCAGCGAGACATGCTGCGGTGGTTGTCAACCGGTGCCTCACACAGGACTCGATCTCAAGACGCGCCCTGCTGGAATATGACAGAGCGTGGTATTCTGACTTCGGCAAGAACATGAGACCGATGCTCATGGCTCAGCGTCTGTTCACGAGCGGGCTCACCGACCTCCTGTTTGAGATTGGTCGCAGGAGCAAGACCTCACAGACATTGGCGACTGAACTGATCTCGGAGGCCTCTGACCGCCACACTGCCTCAATGGTAGGAGTGCTGAAGCGCCTCGCCATGGAGTACAGCCGATGA